The following coding sequences lie in one Oryza brachyantha chromosome 10, ObraRS2, whole genome shotgun sequence genomic window:
- the LOC102722078 gene encoding uncharacterized protein LOC102722078, with the protein MGACTSPHRIARWPHPSRQATALALRSTAASPGPRRHRNRHHAFDRRAVCSLAPTRIHHRIHPVWKSLGMAESSSRLILDYEKVKISTKETKKEQQDAKDVDERPSWLPDGWIMEVNRGDDGTIYRYYTSPISGLTFMMKSEVLEYLFSRMDERFLESKNCATHNKLVMTHEWLPNDWMIEVRAGGENIDKMFKFYVYPPAGVRLFSKEDVLTYINKSKITPFDTNGQCDTSMKDNILANVEFNPHSLPKGWVKELVFRKTENGVRKDPYYTDPVSNYSFRTRRSAMLYVQTGKIPKRAFIQRTRVHDLYSFEKSADLHESLRKRLSFTTTTNQKPRRSLKLKNSSLTKEILSEEETSYSSEEDFCYDDSSDSTTKIRKNMAKIAKKNGKSRKMISLNTLKCSVGRPPKRSNEIRGMTCEVEIKQQSDSD; encoded by the exons ATGGGGGCCTGCACGTCGCCGCACCGCATCGCCCGCTGGCCGCACCCGTCGCGCCAGGCCACCGCGCTCGCATTGCgcagcaccgccgcctcgcctggcccgcgtcgccaccgcaATCGCCACCACGCATTTGATCGCCGCGCCGTCTGCTCGCTCGCGCCCACGCGCATTCACCACCGTATCCACCC AGTTTGGAAGAGTTTAGGCATGGCGGAATCATCATCAAGATTGATCTTAGATTATGAGAAGGTAAAAATCTCCacaaaagagactaaaaaagaGCAGCAAGATGCAAAGGATGTGGATGAACGACCAAGTTGGCTTCCAGATGGTTGGATAATGGAGGTCAATCGTGGTGATGATGGCACCATCTACCGA TACTACACATCTCCTATATCAGGATTGACATTCATGATGAAGTCAGAGGTGCTAGAATACCTTTTTTCTAGGATGGATGAGCGCTTCTTGGAATCAAAGAATTGTGCCACACATAACAAGCTTGTG aTGACACATGAATGGCTCCCAAACGATTGGATGATTGAGGTTAGAGCTGGTGGAGAGAACATAGACAAGATGTTTAAG ttttatgtTTACCCACCAGCTGGAGTTCGACTGTTTTCAAAGGAGGATGTATTGACGTATATTAATAAGTCTAAGATTACTCCATTTGATACAAATGGACAATGTGACACAAGCATGAAAGATAAT ATTCTTGCAAATGTGGAATTTAACCCACATTCACTGCCAAAAGGATGGGTGAAGGAATTGGTGTTCAGAAAGACAGAAAATGGAGTTAGAAAAGACCCG TATTATACGGACCCTGTTAGCAACTATTCATTCCGCACAAGAAGATCAGCAATGCTCTATGTTCAAACAGGAAAAATACCGAAACGTGCATTTATTCAGAGGACAAGAGTCCATGATCTCTATTCATTTGAGAAGTCAGCGGATCTG CATGAAAGTCTAAGGAAAAGATTGTCTTTTACAACTACGACTAACCAGAAACCCAGAAGATCACTGAAATTGAAAAACTCATCACTGACAAAAGAGATACTCAGTGAAGAGGAAACTTCATATAGTT CTGAAGAAGATTTCTGCTATGATGATTCATCAGATTCAACAACCAAGATTCGCAAAAACATGGCCAAAATTGCAAAGAAGAATGGCAAAAGTAGGAAAATGATATCCTTAAACACTCTCAAATGTTCTGTCGGAAGGCCCCCGAAAAGATCCAATGAAATTAGGGGAATGACTTGTGAAGTAGAAATCAAGCAACAGAGTGATAGTGACTAA